DNA from Brassica napus cultivar Da-Ae chromosome C4, Da-Ae, whole genome shotgun sequence:
AAAAACTTGGTAATAATATCTTtacattttaaacaaaaaaaaaatatttctggttttttgttttacaaaataaaagagaaatatatcGCAAATTAGCCCTTTCATCTATGTTTAGCGAATTAATGGGTACCGCACGACAAAGTCTAAAGGGCTATCAAGTTGAATGTATGATAGTGTGCTAAAACAATACATGGGCTATACCAGCTAGATAAAGCCCAAGTTAAAAATGGGCCGTAACGATGAGACCCAGGACAAAACTGTAATTTGGAAAGCTTCGTAATCATGTGAATCACCAAGGGTCACATCACGTGGGTCAAACTGGTGAAGgatcacatttaaaatatagtacGTGGCAGTAACTAcacaagaggaggaggagaagacaACGAAATCAAAATCACCTCTTGAGAATTGTCGTTAAGCTCATCTGATCTCGACATGGCGGAGattggcggtggtggtggtggtggttgctGTCCGCCGATGGATCTGATGCGGTCAGAGCCGATGCAGCTCGTTCAGGTCATTGTTCCGATGGAATCTGCTCATCTCACAGTCTCTTACCTTGGCGATCTCGGCCTCGTCCAGTTCAAAGACGTAcgcactctctctctctctctctctcgattgtATTCTGTTTCCTTGAACTTTGATCTTCAATTGCGATCTTTGATCATCGCAGCTTAATTCTGATAAGAGCCCATTTCAACGGACTTATGCTGCTCAGGTAAACTTCATATCTCTTTTCAAATGTTGAAAGAAAGTTCCCTATCTCTTACGTTGGTGTTGATCTATTTTCTTGATTTATGGATGAAGATCAAAAGATGTGGAGAGATGGCTCGAAAGTTGCGTTTCTTCAAAGACCAAATGTCAAAGGCTGGAGTTTCTCCCAAAGAGTTCCTTGGCAATGATGTTGATATTGATTTGGATGATGTAGAGGTGAACACtgcttttgtgtttttttttttggacagccatttatttttgtttgtttcatgctTATAGTTGGATTCCTTCTTTCCCCTTTTTCAGGTCAAGCTTGGAGAGCTAGAAGCTGAACTTTCCGAAATCAATGCTAATAATGACAAGCTTCAGCGCTCTTACAATGAACTTATGGAGTACAAGCTCGTTCTTGAGAAGGTTATATGCTCTCATTTTACTCAGTGTTTGTAGACGCAACGTCTCCTTATTACACAGAGAGTCCTGATTTGGTTTGTGACTAGTTTGCCAGCTTTGTGCttctgtaaatatattttacctgAGCAGAAAAGTAGATACTACTATAGTCTATAGATAATCTTTGGTCTGCATAGTTTTAATGACTGTGTAGGACTTTCCATAGTGCGAAATGTATATTTACATCTCATGCATCTCATGGGGctgttgtgttttcttttcAGGCTGGTGAATTttttgcttcagcccatagaagTGCTACCGCTCAACAGAGCGAGATTGAGTCACAACAACAAGTGGGTGAAGACGCTCTCGAGGCTCCTTTGTTGCAGGAAGTACGGAATCTGCTACTGTTTCACTTCTTAAAGCTGTGTTTTCTGCAAATAGCCTTacaaactttctttttttttaacaggagAAGTCTGTTGATCCAACAAAGCAAGTAAAACTTGGATTCCTCACTGGGCTGGTGCCTCGTGAAAAGTCTATGGTGTTCGAGAGGATCCTATTTCGTGCGACTAGAGGCAACATCTTTATACGACAGTCTGTCATTGAGGAGTCCGTTGTTGATCCCAACTCCGGGGAGAAGGTTAGCTACTTATGTTCTACTCGTAGCTTATTATGTTTGCTCAAGTTGagattgacttttttttttatctaaaataatgCTTCAGGCTGAGAAAAATGTATTTGTTGTCTTCTATTCTGGGGAAAGAGCAAAAAGCAAAATTCTTAAGATATGTGAAGCTTTTGGGGCCAATCGCTATCCTTTCAGCGAAGACCTCAGCAAACAAGCTCAAATGATGACTGAGGTATGTATTATCTTTCGATGTGTGAGGATTTATCTGATGTCCACTATGTTTTGATACGTATATTCTCAGAAATTATTAACTTTGTTTAGTTTTCTCATAATGTTTCAGGTTACGGGTCGGTTGGCAGAACTTAAAACTACTATAAGTGCTGGGTTGGATCACCGCAAGATTCTTCTGGAGACCATTGGAGATAAGTTTGAGCAATGGAACCTCAAGGTCTTATATTATTTTCACTAGTAGAGTGCTCATTATTGCCCAATGTCATATATTTGTTTGGTTAGATCAGTAATCATCATTAACCCTCACCCATGCAGGTTCGCAAGGAAAAAGCCATCTATCATACTCTGAACATGCTTAGTCTTGATGTGACTAAGAAATGCCTTGTGGGTGAAGGCTGGAGTCCTGTCTTTGCAACGCCAGAAGTGAGTAACTCTAGATAGTTGCATATAATTGAAATCATTGCATATGTACTGGTGGTGGTGGGACAgggatttataaaattttgcatGTGCAGATTCAAAAAGCGTTGCAGCGTGCTGCGGTTGACTCCAACTCTCAAGTTGGATCAATTTTCCAGGTCCTGAGGACCAAAGAGATGCCTCCAACGTTTTTCCGCACAAACAAATTTACCACTGCGTTTCAGGAAATCGTAGATGCATACGGGTAAGCACCTCTTTCTGGAGTTTCCTCTATTCTTTGGGAAAGAGGAATTCGAAAATTCATTTGACTATTAAACAACCTATTGAAAAAGACCGTATAGTTTTAAGATTCTGCATCTTACATACTCATTAgaatataaacttttttttgtttttgtttcaactGTTTTTAAGAACTTTGCATTGCTTCGTCTCTTTGTTCAGTCTGGAAACTTTTTTATAGAAgctgagttttccttaatcaaatcagCTGGTAGAATCAACCTTACTTGCTTGCTTCATTTTTTTCCGAAGGAACTGatccttttttttgtcactacATTTCAGTGTAGCCAAATATCAGGAAGCTAATCCTACTGTATTCACAATTGTTACCTTCCCCTTCCTGTTTGCTGTTATGTTTGGTGACTGGGGTCATGGAATCTGTCTGCTGATTGCAA
Protein-coding regions in this window:
- the LOC106420755 gene encoding V-type proton ATPase subunit a2; amino-acid sequence: MAEIGGGGGGGCCPPMDLMRSEPMQLVQVIVPMESAHLTVSYLGDLGLVQFKDLNSDKSPFQRTYAAQIKRCGEMARKLRFFKDQMSKAGVSPKEFLGNDVDIDLDDVEVKLGELEAELSEINANNDKLQRSYNELMEYKLVLEKAGEFFASAHRSATAQQSEIESQQQVGEDALEAPLLQEEKSVDPTKQVKLGFLTGLVPREKSMVFERILFRATRGNIFIRQSVIEESVVDPNSGEKAEKNVFVVFYSGERAKSKILKICEAFGANRYPFSEDLSKQAQMMTEVTGRLAELKTTISAGLDHRKILLETIGDKFEQWNLKVRKEKAIYHTLNMLSLDVTKKCLVGEGWSPVFATPEIQKALQRAAVDSNSQVGSIFQVLRTKEMPPTFFRTNKFTTAFQEIVDAYGVAKYQEANPTVFTIVTFPFLFAVMFGDWGHGICLLIATMYLVLREKKLSSQKLGDIMEMAFGGRYVILMMSLFSIYTGLIYNEFFSIPFPLFAPSAYECRDASCSEATTIGLIKTRDTYPFGVDPVWHGTRSELPFLNSLKMKMSILLGVAQMNLGIIMSFCNAKFFKSAVNIWFQFVPQMIFLNCLFGYLSALIIIKWCTGSQADLYHVMIYMFLSPMEDLGENQLFPYQKTVQLTFLFLALISVPWMLLPKPFILKKQHEARHQGQSYAQLGETDESLQVETNGGAHGHEEFEFSEIFVHQLIHTIEFVLGAVSNTASYLRLWALSLAHSELSSVFYEKVLLMAWGFNNFLILIVGILVFIFATVGVLLVMETLSAFLHALRLHWVEYQNKFYEGDGYKFAPFTFTLLGNEDE